One window of the Pyrus communis chromosome 17, drPyrComm1.1, whole genome shotgun sequence genome contains the following:
- the LOC137723699 gene encoding probable magnesium transporter NIPA2, with protein sequence MGISRDNVHGLTLAVSSSIFIGASFIIKKKGLKKAGATGTRAGLGGYTYLYEPLWWAGMTAMIVGEIANFAAYAFAPAILVTPLGALSIIVSAVLAHFVLKEKLHIFGVLGCVLCVVGSVSIVLHAPQEKPIYSVKQVWHHATQPGFIIYTCIVLILVAVLIVRYVPRYGQTHMIVYVGICSLMGSLTVMSVKAVGIALKLTFSGTNQFKYFETWIFVLVVTVCCLFQINYLNKALDTFNTAVISPVYYVMFTIFTILASVILFKDWESQNGSQIVTELCGFITILSGTFLLHKTKDMGNDPPKEPSGFKSPSHVDSSSNS encoded by the exons ATGGGGATATCGCGTGACAATGTTCATGGACTCACTCTCGCGGTTTCTTCAAGCATTTTCATTGGCGCTAGTTTTATCATCAAGAAGAAAGGTCTTAAAAAGGCCGGCGCTACTGGAACCAGAGCAG GATTAGGAGGGTATACGTACCTGTATGAACCCTTGTGGTGGGCTGGGATGACAGCAA TGATTGTTGGGGAGATAGCCAACTTTGCAGCTTATGCATTTGCTCCAGCAATTCTCGTAACTCCCTTGGGAGCTTTAAGTATTATTGTCAG tgcAGTGCTTGCTCATTTTGTTCTGAAGGAAAAATTGCATATTTTTGGTGTGCTTGGTTGTGTTCTTTGCGTGGTGGGTTCTGTAAGTATTGTATTGCATGCTCCACAAGAGAAACCAATATATTCCGTTAAGCAAGTGTGGCATCATGCTACGCAGCCAG GTTTCATCATCTACACATGTATAGTATTGATTCTGGTTGCTGTCCTCATTGTCCGGTATGTGCCACGCTACGGGCAAACCCACATGATCGTCTACGTTGGTATCTGTTCACTCATGGGATCTCTTACG GTTATGAGTGTGAAAGCAGTGGGAATAGCTCTGAAGCTGACGTTTTCCGGAACAAATCAATTCAAATACTTCGAGACTTGGATTTTTGTGTTGGTAGTGACAGTATGCTGTCTTTTTCAGATCAACTACTTAAACAAG GCTCTTGACACGTTTAACACTGCCGTTATATCTCCAGTCTACTACGTTATGTTCACAATATTCACCATTCTTGCCAGTGTGATCTTGTTTAAG GACTGGGAGTCACAAAATGGATCACAGATAGTGACTGAACTGTGTGGTTTCATCACTATATTATCCGGTACATTTCTCCTTCACAAAACAAAGGACATGGGAAATGATCCACCCAAGGAGCCCTCCGGATTCAAAAGTCCGAGCCACGTAGATTCATCCTCGAATTCCTGA
- the LOC137722251 gene encoding pentatricopeptide repeat-containing protein At1g62720-like, whose amino-acid sequence MKIKVITTRLPNSTGNPSFIFTFLHKKDGFHSAAGNANATSTDRFNQTHSESDNLIQTRCKSGKIRKDEAFGYFDSMIKTKPLPSIWTFNCLFGALSKMKEYSAVVSMCKQLMGCAQFQPDVNTMNIVLNFLCRLNRVDLGFSVLATTLKYGLQPDAHSISILLHGLCKYSSWDEAMELFKLIEEKGYTCDEITYATMINGLCKAGKTSKVLEILTNMLEDVKFKPKQGCYNPIIDCLCKEGQIDDALTLFRDMISKSVVPGIITYTNLIHGLCNMSLWEEVLSLFEEMVDQGVRPDVVTYNTLIYALCQSGRLEKAKSFLICMLNSGISPNVYTYNVLISGLCKEERIQEALTLLENMTTKGIKPDVVTFTSLISASCKSGNWEEGVRFFKTMIGYGALPNFVTYNAVLNALCKKGKTAEALNLVEEMISSGEKPDVVIYSSLINGLCRTSQLRESTRVFNRMLDEGIAPNVITYNSLIHGMCRTAQWEEATRLFDDMVGRGLSRDTVTLVILLDAICKGGMTEETHKIFEATIEYGMKLSTITCSMLVSEYCLQGRMDKAKVVLNLMVIMGYAPDIASYKTLVNGYISVDRIGEVLRPVKEMIQIGLMPDLEMQQTLGRFRRKSHIGLAG is encoded by the coding sequence ATGAAGATAAAGGTGATAACCACGAGACTTCCTAACTCAACTGGTAATCCTTCATTCATTTTTACCTTTCTGCACAAAAAAGATGGATTTCATTCCGCTGCTGGCAATGCTAATGCTACTAGTACAGATAGATTTAATCAAACCCATTCGGAATCGGACAATTTGATTCAAACTCGATGCAAATCTGGAAAGATTAGGAAAGATGAAGCATTCGGTTACTTCGATTCCATGATTAAAACCAAACCCTTGCCCTCTATTTGGACTTTCAATTGTTTGTTTGGGGCACTCTCCAAGATGAAGGAGTATTCTGCTGTGGTTTCTATGTGTAAACAGTTGATGGGTTGCGCTCAATTCCAACCTGATGTCAATACAATGAATATTGTTCTGAATTTTTTGTGCCGTCTGAACCGGGTGGACTTGGGTTTCTCTGTTTTAGCAACTACACTTAAATATGGTCTTCAACCCGATGCTCATTCTATAAGTATTTTACTTCACGGACTTTGCAAGTACAGTTCCTGGGACGAGGCAATGGAGCTGTTCAAGTTAATAGAAGAGAAGGGATACACATGCGATGAAATCACTTATGCTACCATGATCAATGGACTATGCAAGGCTGGGAAAACTTCTAAGGTACTCGAGATACTTACGAATATGTTGGAAGATGTAAAGTTCAAGCCCAAACAAGGCTGCTACAATCCCATCATAGATTGCCTGTGTAAGGAAGGACAAATAGATGATGCCTTGACCCTATTTCGAGATATGATCAGCAAAAGTGTTGTACCGGGTATTATCACTTATACCAATTTGATTCATGGGTTATGCAACATGAGTCTCTGGGAAGAAGTGCTCTCTCTGTTTGAAGAAATGGTAGATCAAGGAGTCAGGCCAGATGTTGTCACGTATAACACTCTAATTTATGCATTGTGCCAATCAGGGAGGTTGGAAAAAGCCAAGAGCTTCTTGATTTGCATGCTTAACAGTGGAATTTCACCCAATGTATACACATATAATGTTCTTATCAGCGGTCTTTGCAAGGAAGAAAGAATTCAAGAAGCACTTACTCTGTTGGAAAATATGACAACGAAAGGCATAAAGCCTGATGTTGTCACTTTTACTTCCTTGATTTCTGCATCATGCAAGTCTGGTAACTGGGAGGAAGGTGTGAGGTTCTTCAAAACCATGATTGGTTATGGAGCCTTGCCTAATTTTGTTACATACAATGCTGTTCTGAATGCTTTATGCAAGAAAGGGAAGACAGCGGAGGCACTGAATCTTGTGGAAGAAATGATCAGTAGCGGGGAAAAGCCTGATGTTGTGATTTACAGCTCCTTAATTAATGGATTGTGCCGGACCAGCCAATTGAGAGAATCTACAAGGGTGTTTAATAGAATGCTAGATGAAGGTATTGCCCCAAATGTTATCACTTACAACAGTTTAATCCATGGCATGTGCCGTACAGCTCAATGGGAAGAAGCCACAAGGTTGTTTGATGATATGGTAGGCCGGGGACTCTCGCGTGATACCGTTACTTTGGTAATACTTTTGGATGCTATCTGCAAAGGTGGGATGACAGAAGAGACTCACAAAATATTTGAGGCAACAATTGAATACGGTATGAAACTCAGCACAATAACTTGCAGTATGCTTGTTAGTGAATATTGTTTGCAGGGCAGAATGGATAAGGCGAAGGTGGTCTTGAACTTAATGGTGATTATGGGTTATGCGCCTGATATTGCTTCCTATAAAACCTTGGTCAACGGCTATATAAGCGTTGACAGAATCGGTGAAGTTTTGAGGCCTGTTAAAGAAATGATCCAAATAGGATTGATGCCTGATCTGGAAATGCAACAAACTTTGGGGCGTTTTCGCCGTAAAAGCCACATTGGATTAGCAGGATAA
- the LOC137722249 gene encoding disease resistance protein RPV1-like has product MAKEAAAAAASSFPPPCFTNPWKYHVFLSFRGEDTRCNFTGHLCRALRQKGINTFMDNCLSRGEEISTALLKAIEESRISVIVFSENYASSMWCLDELVKILDCEKSNQQTVIPVFYKVSPSDVRDQKGCFGDGLAGLECNYKDNVDKIHKWRAALSEAANLSGWPLSDKHEDESKLIHNIVEGISAQVINRTYLDVAEYPVGIESRAQEINNLLHVGRNDVRMVGLWGTGGIGKSTIAKAVYNLISHNFECSCFLSKVRESSMTDKGLAKLQKTLLYEILGEDKLKVANVDKGITLIKERLSSKRILLVLDDVNDMRQLRCLAGGSDGWFGIGSRIIITTRDKKLLTAHHHNISIYEVEKLNYHEALELFRWNAVKSNGPLDGCAKLADHAIRCAQGLPLVLRILGSHLYRESIDKWQAILDGLIKSREIQDVFKISYDALDEIVKEVFLDIACFFKGGSSNDVIEILEGCELIPKHSIDVLIQKALVNIDHGFIWMHDLVEEMGKEVVRQQSPNDPGERSRLWFHDDVYRVLTENTGTKNITGIKVQLLESDNEICLSATTFSNMKNLKIFINCNGRFSGAVDYLPNNLRFVDWPECPLKSLPLNFNPKNLVLLNMRNSQITGFREGFKNLTKLTSINLSGCQYLTRISDLSGVPNLVRLSLRDCTNLTEVDPSVGFLNKLEELSLVNCYNLAVFPTTISLKSLRTFELNGCKKFEIFPEIVGKMERLCFLALEGTAIKELPPSIKNLIGLECLSLNGCEILANLPQSIYALPRLTYLGLQRCAKLVTVPPDLPTNSNISLDNFGSAAIPNLGTMHFDECNLSDIFLCNSNIESLPACIGKFVWLEGLDLRGCKRLREISELPPKIRRIDVGDCKLLEIFPTLSEMILVDGDMRRIRRMIMYGCQRLCEKLALDVSMMASVLLHQAGKCKEAINIIFPGSEVPNWFSCRKDVRVTDPGCSCEIFIEIPRTFKWKNTGLVFCAAFKFTQNFSGQCLFNIWMEVNGVHINDPDPTGFLFVTKGIDAATKGIDAAHVWLKYIPLPAHRKSQVDEGGDQSKPYLCRVTLGRYDGKGLLLNGCGVHLGNFRMPEDGGEDDDDVGGEVGPREKKRMLAIKS; this is encoded by the exons ATGGCtaaagaagcagcagcagcagctgccTCATCTTTTCCTCCTCCCTGTTTCACCAATCCATGGAAATACCATGTATTCTTGAGTTTCAGAGGCGAGGACACGCGCTGCAATTTCACAGGCCATTTGTGTAGAGCTTTGCGTCAAAAAGGAATTAACACCTTCATGGATAATTGTCTTTCAAGAGGAGAAGAAATATCAACAGCGCTCCTCAAAGCGATTGAAGAGTCGAGGATTTCTGTCATTGTATTCTCCGAAAACTATGCTTCCTCAATGTGGTGCTTGGACGAACTTGTTAAGATCCTTGACTGCGAGAAATCCAATCAACAAACGGTGATTCCGGTATTTTACAAGGTGAGTCCCTCGGATGTTCGAGATCAGAAGGGTTGTTTTGGTGATGGACTTGCTGGCCTTGAGTGCAATTATAAGGATAACGTTGACAAGATCCACAAATGGAGAGCAGCACTTTCAGAAGCAGCAAACTTGTCTGGGTGGCCTCTCTCGGATAA GCATGAAGATGAATCGAAACTTATTCATAACATTGTTGAAGGGATTTCCGCGCAAGTAATAAACCGTACATATTTGGATGTGGCCGAATACCCAGTTGGAATAGAGTCTCGTGCACAAGAAATAAATAACCTCTTACATGTCGGGAGAAATGATGTCCGTATGGTAGGTTTATGGGGGACTGGTGGAATTGGTAAATCAACAATTGCCAAAGctgtttataatttaatttcccACAACTTCGAATGCAGTTGCTTTCTTAGTAAGGTTAGAGAAAGTTCAATGACAGATAAAGGATTGGCCAAATTACAAAAGACACTTCTTTATGAGATTCTAGGGGAAGACAAGTTGAAGGTGGCCAATGTTGATAAAGGAATCACTTTAATAAAGGAAAGATTAAGCAGTAAAAGGATTCTCTTAGTTCTTGATGATGTGAACGACATGAGACAGTTACGCTGCTTAGCTGGGGGATCAGATGGTTGGTTTGGAATTGGTAGTAGAATTATCATAACGACGAGGGATAAGAAACTGTTAACTGCTCATCATCATAATATTTCAATATACGAGGTGGAGAAATTGAACTATCATGAAGCTCTGGAGCTCTTCCGTTGGAATGCCGTCAAAAGCAATGGACCTTTGGATGGTTGTGCGAAACTTGCAGACCATGCAATACGGTGTGCTCAAGGCCTTCCATTAGTTTTGAGAATCTTAGGTTCACATCTGTACCGTGAAAGTATAGATAAGTGGCAAGCTATATTAGATGGTCTGATCAAAAGCCGAGAAATTCAAGATGTTTTCAAGATAAGTTATGATGCATTGGATGAAATAGTGAAGGAAGTTTTTCTTGACATTGCGTGCTTCTTTAAAGGGGGAAGCAGTAACGATGTGATCGAAATATTAGAAGGTTGTGAGCTAATCCCCAAGCATAGCATTGACGTACTCATACAGAAGGCCCTCGTAAATATAGATCATGGTTTTATATGGATGCACGATTTGGTAGAAGAAATGGGTAAAGAAGTAGTTCGCCAACAATCACCCAATGATCCTGGAGAGCGCAGCAGATTGTGGTTTCATGACGATGTTTATCGTGTTCTGACAGAAAATACA GGAACGAAAAACATTACAGGCATAAAGGTACAGCTGCTTGAATCGGATAATGAGATATGCTTAAGTGCTACAACCTTCTCCAACAtgaaaaatcttaaaattttcataaactGTAATGGACGGTTTTCTGGAGCCGTTGATTATCTCCCCAACAACTTAAGGTTTGTTGATTGGCCTGAATGTCCGTTGAAATCTTTGCCGCTCAATTTTAATCCGAAGAATCTTGTTCTACTCAACATGAGGAACAGCCAGATCACAGGATTCCGGGAGGGATTTAAG AACCTGACGAAGCTGACTTCTATAAATTTATCTGGCTGTCAATACTTAACCAGAATCTCCGACTTATCCGGAGTTCCAAACTTAGTGCGGTTGAGTCTAAGGGATTGCACAAATTTAACTGAGGTGGATCCATCAGTTGGATTTCTTAATAAACTTGAAGAACTAAGTCTTGTTAACTGCTATAACCTTGCAGTGTTTCCGACAACAATAAGCTTGAAATCTCTGAGAACTTTTGAACTTAACGGTTGCAAAAAGTTTGAGATATTCCCGGAAATTGTGGGCAAAATGGAACGCTTATGTTTTTTGGCACTTGAAGGAACTGCTATAAAAGAATTGCCTCCATCAATTAAAAATCTCATCGGGCTTGAATGCTTATCGTTAAATGGATGTGAAATCTTGGCAAATCTGCCGCAAAGCATTTATGCGCTGCCCCGTCTTACATATCTCGGTCTCCAACGCTGCGCAAAGCTTGTTACAGTCCCTCCGGATCTTCCAACGAACTCAAACATTTCACTTGACAACTTTGGGTCAGCAGCAATTCCCAATCTagggactatgcattttgatgaaTGCAACTTATCGGATATTTTTCTATGTAATAGCAATATTGAGAGTCTTCCTGCATGCATTGGCAAATTTGTGTGGTTGGAGGGTCTTGATTTGCGTGGTTGCAAGAGACTTCGAGAAATTTCAGAACTTCCACCAAAGATAAGACGGATTGACGTTGGTGATTGCAAATTACTGGAAATATTTCCAACATTGTCGGAGATGATACTAGTAGACGGAGACATGAGACGCATTCGTAGGATGATCATGTATGGCTGCCAGAGGCTATGCGAAAAGTTGGCTTTGGACGTCTCCATGATGGCAAGCGTATTACTGCATCAG GCGGGGAAGTGCAAAGAAGCGATAAATATTATATTTCCAGGCAGTGAAGTTCCAAATTGGTTCAGTTGCCGTAAGGACGTACGTGTGACCGATCCTGGTTGTTCATgtgaaatttttattgaaatccCTCGGACTTTCAAATGGAAAAACACAGGACTTGTTTTCTGTGCTGCTTTCAAATTCACGCAAAATTTTTCTGGACAATGCTTGTTTAATATATGGATGGAAGTCAATGGAGTACATATAAATGACCCAGACCCGACTGGTTTTTTGTTTGTAACAAAAGGGATAGATGCAGCTACAAAAGGGATAGATGCAGCTCATGTGTGGCTAAAATATATTCCATTACCAGCTCACAGAAAGTCGCAGGTGGATGAGGGTGGTGACCAATCAAAGCCGTATCTGTGTCGAGTTACACTTGGCCGCTACGACGGAAAAGGGTTGCTCTTAAATGGCTGCGGTGTCCACTTGGGAAATTTCAGGATGCCCGAGGATGGTGGTGAAGATGACGACGATGTAGGAGGCGAAGTTGGaccaagagaaaagaaaaggatgtTGGCGATCAAGAGTTGA
- the LOC137722253 gene encoding TMV resistance protein N-like: MAKEATAAAAASSSSPPCFTNSWKYHVFLSFRGEDTRYNFTGHLCTALRQKGINTFMDDYLSRGEEISTALLKAIEESRISVIVFSENYASSRWCLDELVKILDCEKSNQQMVIPVFYKVSPSDVRNQKGCFGDGLAGLECKYKDNVDKIHKWRPALSEAANLSGWTLLDKHEDESKLIHNIVEGISAQVINRTYLDVAEYPVGIESRAQEINNLLHVGRNDVRMVGLWGTGGIGKSTIAKAVYNLISHKFEGSCFLNKVRESSMTDKGLAKLQKTLLYEILGGDKLKVANVDKGITLIKERLSSKGILLVLDDVNDMRQLRYLVGGSNGWFGIGSRIIITTRDKKLLTAHHHNISIYEVKKLNYHEALELFSWNAFKSNGPLDGYVKLADHAIWHAQGLPLVLRVLGSHLYRESIDQWQAILDGLIKSREIQDVFKISYDALDEIVKEVFLDIACFFKGERSNYVIEILEGCELNPKHSIDVLIQKALVNIDHGFIWMHDMVEEMGKEVVRQQSPNDPGERSRLWFHDDVYRVLTENTGTKNITGIKVQLLESDNEICLSATTFSNMKNLKIFIYRNGRFSGAVDYLPNNLRFVDWPECPLKSLPLNFNPKNLVLLNMRNSQITGFGEGFKNLTKLTSINLSGCRYLKRISDFSGVPNLVRLDLDGCTNLTEVDPSVGFHNKVERLSLANCYNLTVFPTTISLKSLRSFNLRGCEKFEIFPEIVGKMERLYFLGLEGTAIKELPPSIENLTGLVNLMLNGSENIANLPQSIYALPHLECLDLSGCPKLVTLPPELPTNSNISFDNFGSVAFPNLRTMPFDECNLSDIDTLANFGCSSKLEIFLRNGNIERLPACIGKFVWLEGLDLRGCKRLREISELPPKIRWIDVGDCILLEIFPTLSEMILVDGDMRLIRRMIMHGCQRLCKKLDVSMMASVLLHQAGKCKEAINIILPGSEVPNWFSCRKDVRGIDTGCSCEIFIEIPRTFKWKNTGLVFCAAFKFMQNFSGRCWFYTWTEVNGVDIIDPDPAGCLFRSKEMYAAHVWLKYIPLPARIKSQVDEGGDQSKPYLCRVTLYQRDGQGVFLNGYGVHLGNFRRPEDGGEDDDDVGGEDGDEDDDDVGDGDEDDDDVGGDDGGEDDDDVGGEDGDEDDDDVGDGDEDDDDVGGEDGGEDDDDVGGEVGPRKKRRMLAIKS; encoded by the exons ATGGCTAAAgaagcaacagcagcagcagctgccTCATCTTCATCTCCTCCTTGTTTCACCAATTCATGGAAATACCATGTATTCTTGAGTTTCAGAGGCGAGGACACGCGCTACAATTTCACAGGCCATTTGTGTACAGCTTTGCGTCAAAAAGGAATTAACACCTTCATGGATGATTATCTTTCAAGAGGAGAAGAAATATCAACAGCGCTCCTCAAAGCGATTGAAGAGTCGAGGATTTCTGTCATTGTATTCTCGGAAAACTATGCTTCCTCAAGGTGGTGCTTGGACGAACTTGTTAAGATCCTTGACTGCGAGAAATCAAATCAACAAATGGTGATACCGGTATTTTACAAGGTGAGTCCCTCAGATGTTCGAAATCAGAAGGGCTGTTTTGGTGATGGACTTGCTGGCCTTgagtgcaaatataaggataacGTTGACAAGATCCACAAATGGAGGCCAGCTCTTTCAGAAGCAGCAAACTTGTCTGGGTGGACTCTCTTGGATAA GCATGAAGATGAATCGAAACTTATTCATAACATTGTTGAAGGGATTTCCGCGCAAGTAATAAACCGTACATATTTGGATGTGGCCGAATACCCAGTTGGAATAGAGTCTCGTGCACAAGAAATAAATAACCTCTTACATGTCGGTAGAAATGATGTCCGTATGGTAGGTTTATGGGGGACTGGTGGAATTGGTAAATCAACAATTGCCAAAGctgtttataatttaatttcccACAAATTCGAAGGCAGTTGCTTTCTCAACAAGGTTAGAGAAAGTTCAATGACAGATAAAGGATTGGCCAAATTGCAAAAGACACTTCTTTATGAGATTCTAGGGGGAGACAAGTTGAAGGTGGCCAATGTTGATAAAGGAATCACTTTAATAAAGGAAAGATTAAGCAGTAAAGGGATTCTCTTAGTTCTTGATGATGTGAACGACATGAGACAGTTACGCTACTTAGTTGGGGGATCAAATGGTTGGTTTGGCATTGGTAGTAGAATTATCATAACGACGAGGGATAAGAAACTGTTAACTGCTCATCATCATAATATTTCAATATACGAGGTGAAGAAATTGAACTATCATGAAGCTCTTGAGCTCTTCAGTTGGAATGCCTTCAAAAGCAATGGACCTTTGGATGGTTATGTGAAACTTGCAGACCATGCAATATGGCATGCTCAAGGCCTTCCATTAGTTTTGAGAGTTTTAGGTTCACATCTGTACCGTGAAAGTATAGATCAGTGGCAAGCTATATTAGATGGTCTGATCAAAAGCCGAGAAATTCAAGATGTTTTCAAGATAAGTTATGATGCATTGGATGAAATAGTGAAGGAAGTTTTTCTTGACATTGCGTGCTTCTTTAAAGGGGAAAGGAGTAACTATGTGATCGAAATATTAGAAGGTTGTGAGCTAAACCCTAAGCATAGCATTGACGTACTTATACAGAAGGCCCTCGTAAATATAGATCATGGTTTTATATGGATGCACGATATGGTAGAAGAAATGGGTAAAGAAGTAGTTCGCCAACAATCACCCAATGATCCTGGAGAGCGCAGCAGATTGTGGTTTCATGACGATGTTTATCGTGTTCTGACAGAAAATACA GGAACGAAAAACATTACAGGCATAAAGGTACAGCTGCTTGAATCGGATAATGAGATATGCTTAAGTGCTACAACCTTCTCCAACAtgaaaaatcttaaaattttcatatacCGTAATGGACGGTTTTCTGGAGCCGTTGATTACCTCCCCAACAACTTAAGGTTTGTTGATTGGCCTGAATGTCCGTTGAAATCTTTGCCGCTCAATTTTAATCCGAAGAATCTTGTTCTACTCAACATGAGGAACAGCCAGATCACAGGATTCGGGGAGGGATTTAAG aACCTGACGAAGCTGACTTCTATAAATTTATCTGGTTGTCGATACTTAAAAAGAATCTCCGACTTCTCCGGAGTTCCAAACTTAGTGAGGTTGGATCTAGACGGTTGCACAAATTTAACTGAGGTTGATCCATCAGTTGGATTTCATAATAAAGTTGAAAGACTAAGTCTTGCTAACTGCTATAACCTTACAGTGTTTCCAACAACAATAAGCTTGAAATCTCTGAGAAGTTTTAATCTTCGTGGTTGCGAAAAGTTTGAGATATTCCCGGAAATTGTGGGCAAAATGGAACGCCTATATTTTTTGGGACTTGAAGGAACTGCTATAAAAGAATTGCCTCCATCAATTGAAAATCTCACCGGGCTTGTAAACTTAATGTTAAATGGAAGTGAAAACATTGCAAATCTGCCGCAGAGCATCTATGCGCTGCCCCATCTTGAATGTCTTGATCTCAGTGGCTGCCCAAAGCTTGTTACACTCCCTCCGGAGCTTCCAACTAACTCAAACATTTCATTTGACAACTTTGGGTCAGTAGCATTTCCCAATCTAAGGACTATGCCTTTTGATGAATGCAACTTATCGGACATTGATACCCTTGCAAATTTCGGTTGCTCATCTAAATTAGAAATTTTTCTAAGAAATGGCAATATTGAGCGTCTTCCTGCATGCATTGGCAAATTTGTGTGGTTGGAGGGTCTTGATTTGCGTGGTTGCAAGAGACTTCGAGAAATTTCAGAACTTCCACCAAAGATAAGATGGATTGACGTTGGTGATTGCATATTACTGGAAATATTTCCAACATTGTCGGAGATGATACTAGTAGACGGAGACATGAGACTCATTCGTAGGATGATCATGCATGGTTGCCAGAGGCTATGCAAAAAGTTGGACGTCTCCATGATGGCAAGCGTATTACTGCATCAG GCGGGGAAGTGCAAAGAAGCGATAAATATTATACTTCCAGGAAGTGAAGTTCCAAATTGGTTCAGTTGCCGTAAGGACGTACGTGGGATTGATACTGGTTGTTCATgtgaaatttttattgaaatccCTCGGACTTTCAAATGGAAAAACACAGGACTTGTTTTCTGTGCTGCTTTcaaattcatgcaaaattttTCTGGACGATGCTGGTTTTATACATGGACTGAAGTCAATGGAGTAGATATAATTGACCCGGACCCGGCTGGTTGTTTGTTTCgatcaaaagagatgtatgcaGCTCATGTGTGGCTAAAATATATTCCATTACCAGCTCGCATAAAGTCGCAGGTGGATGAGGGTGGTGACCAATCAAAGCCGTATCTGTGTCGAGTTACACTTTACCAGAGAGACGGACAAGGGGTGTTCTTAAATGGCTACGGTGTCCACTTGGGAAATTTCAGGAGGCCCGAGGATGGTGGTGAAGATGACGACGATGTAGGAGGCGAGGATGGTGATGAAGATGACGACGATGTAGGAGATGGTGATGAAGATGACGACGATGTAGGAGGCGATGATGGTGGTGAAGATGACGACGATGTAGGAGGCGAGGATGGTGATGAAGATGACGACGATGTAGGAGATGGTGATGAAGATGACGACGATGTAGGAGGCGAGGATGGTGGTGAAGATGACGACGATGTAGGAGGCGAAGTTGGACcaagaaaaaagagaaggatGTTGGCGATCAAGAGTTGA